Proteins encoded together in one Orbaceae bacterium lpD01 window:
- a CDS encoding malonate decarboxylase holo-ACP synthase, with product MMIVHPHDLIWIDNQTALQVDAVLPDWVAPHWHVGLPLVVRRDHLAVGLIPVGLRGINRSQRLAGYISADRIVKVATPESLIAQPRPDTTTSPVLQALSRLQHYPFGWSWGVTGSCGYQLATGIDVLTQQSDLDLLIRCPAPVSRTQFQPLAELVKTLPCRVDIQIETKQGGFALNEWLREDNVLLKTATGPRLTATPWQA from the coding sequence ATGATGATTGTCCATCCTCATGATCTCATTTGGATTGATAACCAGACCGCTTTACAGGTCGATGCGGTGTTACCCGATTGGGTGGCGCCGCATTGGCATGTTGGCCTACCACTGGTGGTAAGACGTGACCATTTAGCCGTCGGACTGATTCCCGTTGGATTACGCGGTATCAACCGTTCGCAAAGATTAGCGGGTTATATTTCAGCCGATCGCATTGTGAAAGTTGCCACGCCCGAGTCACTGATAGCACAGCCGCGACCAGACACCACAACCTCGCCCGTATTACAAGCACTCAGCCGTTTACAGCACTACCCTTTTGGTTGGTCATGGGGCGTCACCGGCAGCTGCGGATACCAGCTTGCTACCGGCATTGACGTACTCACCCAGCAAAGTGATCTGGATCTGTTAATTCGTTGTCCAGCACCAGTAAGCCGCACGCAATTCCAGCCGTTGGCCGAGTTGGTCAAAACCTTACCCTGCCGCGTGGATATCCAAATCGAGACAAAGCAGGGTGGTTTTGCCTTAAATGAGTGGTTACGAGAGGATAACGTTCTGTTGAAAACCGCCACCGGCCCGCGCCTCACCGCCACGCCCTGGCAAGCATAG
- a CDS encoding AEC family transporter — MAYIIIKALAPIFVIMLLGFYAGKAKMVDNKNVALLNIFVMDFALPAALFSATVQTPWAGIVQEWHLVVVLVLSMWVTFAAIYFICTKVFKKSAQDSAVLTLTVALPNYAALGLPILGSVVGEGSTTSLSVAVSIACGSVLLTPFCLLILEREKARAAGTVQGSSLAMLPVLIWRSVTKPIVWGPLLGVVLSAIGIKMPDIVLLAIKPLGLAATAAALFLTGLILSARKLQLNAVVTLSTITKLIIQPFIAWGIVTIFGVQGNLAITSILMIALSAGFFGVVFGNRFGVQSPDAEATLLITSILCIITLPLFITLTAGL; from the coding sequence ATGGCGTACATCATTATTAAGGCATTAGCACCCATTTTTGTCATCATGTTATTGGGTTTTTATGCCGGTAAAGCAAAAATGGTCGATAACAAAAATGTGGCATTATTAAATATTTTTGTGATGGACTTTGCCCTACCAGCGGCGTTATTTAGTGCAACTGTGCAAACGCCTTGGGCCGGTATCGTACAAGAGTGGCATCTGGTTGTAGTACTGGTGCTATCCATGTGGGTCACTTTTGCAGCCATCTATTTTATTTGTACTAAAGTCTTTAAGAAATCCGCGCAAGATTCTGCGGTATTAACCTTAACCGTGGCTTTACCTAACTATGCGGCATTAGGCTTACCGATTCTCGGTAGCGTGGTGGGTGAAGGTTCAACTACTTCATTATCCGTTGCGGTGTCGATTGCTTGTGGTTCAGTGTTATTAACCCCATTCTGCTTACTCATTTTAGAACGTGAAAAAGCCCGTGCGGCAGGGACAGTTCAAGGCTCATCATTAGCCATGTTACCGGTACTTATCTGGCGCTCAGTCACTAAACCGATCGTGTGGGGACCGTTATTAGGCGTGGTATTATCTGCTATCGGCATTAAAATGCCCGATATCGTCCTGCTAGCCATTAAACCATTAGGGTTAGCGGCGACTGCAGCGGCACTATTCTTAACCGGTTTAATTCTGTCTGCACGTAAACTACAACTTAATGCCGTGGTCACACTGTCCACAATAACCAAACTAATTATCCAACCCTTTATCGCCTGGGGCATCGTGACTATTTTTGGTGTGCAGGGTAATTTAGCCATCACCTCGATTTTAATGATTGCGCTTTCTGCCGGTTTCTTTGGTGTGGTATTTGGTAACCGATTTGGCGTGCAATCTCCGGATGCTGAGGCAACGTTACTGATTACCTCTATTCTCTGTATCATTACCCTACCGTTATTTATCACCTTAACAGCGGGTCTATAG
- the mdcE gene encoding biotin-independent malonate decarboxylase subunit gamma, with translation MSKTILSRGDFWFSLLTTDAKLRHGQCASVKVADGKISHKPARFIAVVPDADNQFPRASQGEVGLLEGWTLAKMVDEVVEADKNKTEKTAIIAIIDVPSQAYGRREEAFGIHQALAGAAGAYAKARLAGHPVIGLIVGKAMSGAFLAHGYQANRLIAFNDDGVLIHAMGKASAARITLRSVESLERLAASIPPMAYDISSYSKLGLLYQLLNITNVQQPSPLEVDLVKQTLIDAINDTLKQGVDLSNRLQAKDRQASALVRAKMREQW, from the coding sequence ATGAGTAAAACAATATTAAGCCGGGGTGATTTCTGGTTCTCTTTATTAACTACTGATGCTAAATTACGTCATGGCCAGTGCGCCTCAGTGAAAGTGGCTGACGGCAAAATCAGTCACAAACCAGCGCGCTTTATCGCTGTAGTGCCGGATGCCGATAATCAATTTCCACGCGCCAGTCAGGGTGAGGTTGGCTTATTAGAGGGCTGGACATTAGCCAAAATGGTCGATGAGGTCGTCGAAGCGGATAAAAATAAAACCGAAAAAACTGCTATTATTGCGATTATCGATGTCCCGAGCCAGGCTTATGGCCGACGTGAAGAGGCCTTTGGTATCCATCAGGCGCTCGCTGGTGCGGCAGGTGCTTATGCTAAGGCCCGTCTGGCAGGCCATCCGGTCATTGGACTGATTGTTGGTAAAGCCATGTCAGGCGCCTTTTTGGCCCATGGTTACCAAGCTAATCGTCTAATTGCCTTTAATGATGATGGTGTGCTGATTCATGCAATGGGTAAAGCCTCTGCAGCCAGAATCACGCTCCGCTCTGTTGAATCATTAGAGCGTTTAGCCGCCAGTATTCCACCGATGGCATATGATATTAGCAGTTACAGTAAATTAGGGTTACTCTATCAATTACTCAATATTACCAACGTGCAGCAGCCCTCACCGCTAGAGGTAGATTTGGTGAAACAAACCCTTATCGATGCAATTAATGATACCCTAAAACAGGGCGTTGACTTAAGCAATCGATTACAAGCAAAAGATCGCCAGGCGTCCGCCTTAGTGCGCGCGAAAATGCGAGAACAGTGGTAA
- a CDS encoding biotin-independent malonate decarboxylase subunit beta has product MQNSDTSFIELSARERARRLLDEGSFRELLDPFEQITSPWLERQGIVPAFDDGMVVAKGTISGKPAVVMAIEGVFQGGSMGEVSGAKMAAALELAAEDNRNGIPTQAVLLFETGGVRLQEANLGLAAIADIHAAIADLRRYVPVVGISTGTVGCFGGMSIAAGLCSYLIVTREARLGLNGPQVIEQEAGIEEYNSRNRPFIWSMTGGEVRYNNGFADAYVEDSVNQVKQAMNDCLKQGVPNQFRSDQYDYYLTKLNTVDTRKQVEAADVTALLGRGDRK; this is encoded by the coding sequence ATGCAAAATAGTGATACGAGCTTTATTGAGTTAAGTGCCCGTGAACGTGCTCGTCGTTTATTAGATGAAGGCAGCTTTCGCGAACTATTAGATCCTTTTGAGCAGATCACCTCACCCTGGCTCGAGCGACAAGGTATTGTGCCGGCTTTTGATGATGGCATGGTCGTCGCCAAAGGCACGATCAGTGGCAAACCCGCCGTCGTGATGGCGATTGAGGGCGTTTTCCAAGGCGGTAGTATGGGGGAAGTCTCGGGTGCGAAAATGGCAGCCGCCTTAGAGCTTGCCGCAGAAGATAATCGTAATGGCATCCCGACTCAAGCGGTATTACTCTTTGAAACCGGGGGGGTTCGTTTACAAGAAGCCAATTTAGGCTTAGCCGCGATTGCCGATATTCACGCTGCAATTGCTGACTTACGCCGTTATGTACCGGTGGTTGGCATTAGTACCGGTACAGTCGGTTGCTTTGGCGGGATGTCGATTGCCGCTGGACTGTGCAGCTACCTGATTGTGACGCGCGAAGCTCGTTTAGGCTTAAATGGCCCACAAGTAATTGAACAAGAAGCCGGGATTGAAGAGTATAACTCACGCAATCGTCCTTTTATCTGGAGCATGACCGGCGGTGAAGTGCGTTATAATAATGGTTTTGCCGATGCCTATGTTGAAGATTCAGTCAATCAAGTGAAACAAGCCATGAACGACTGCTTAAAACAAGGTGTCCCTAATCAGTTCCGTTCTGATCAGTATGACTACTACCTCACTAAATTAAATACCGTAGACACCCGCAAACAGGTGGAAGCTGCCGATGTAACGGCGCTATTGGGACGAGGAGATCGCAAATGA
- the mdcC gene encoding malonate decarboxylase acyl carrier protein, translated as MERIELHYPATEQRAQKALAGVVGSGDLEAMFIPHQEKTLTVIIKTSVDGSKIRWENIFKRFALLHALPMGQLEINDFAATPGVAKLRIEQVFEEANHAK; from the coding sequence ATGGAACGAATTGAATTACATTATCCGGCAACGGAGCAGCGAGCTCAAAAGGCCTTAGCTGGCGTGGTGGGTTCAGGTGATCTTGAGGCGATGTTTATTCCACATCAGGAAAAAACCTTAACCGTTATCATTAAGACCTCAGTGGATGGCAGTAAAATCCGTTGGGAAAATATTTTCAAACGTTTTGCGTTACTGCACGCCCTACCGATGGGTCAATTAGAAATCAATGACTTTGCCGCAACACCGGGTGTGGCAAAACTCCGCATCGAACAAGTTTTTGAGGAGGCTAATCATGCAAAATAG
- a CDS encoding triphosphoribosyl-dephospho-CoA synthase, which yields MTALATLSMDVCYTRARQLAHQATQALIDEVRLSPKPGLVDSRSAGAHTDLTLALMEKSAHSLTDAFYAMALQGGQQPIGMALRREIGKIGREGEAQMMAVTGGVNTHRGAIWSLGLLVTALASVAGMATAEQIAQLAGRLASLPDIAISAENTLSKGLCASRQYRVPGAREEAKHGFPHVINLALPTLRTSRQAGTPVSLAQINALLAIMSSLTDTCILSRAGMPALIQVQQTAQAILAAGGMASQQGQPLFAELEAYMLANHISPGGAADLLAATLLLDRATVI from the coding sequence ATGACTGCCTTAGCCACTCTCTCAATGGACGTTTGCTATACGCGTGCCCGACAGCTCGCGCATCAAGCAACCCAAGCGTTGATTGATGAGGTCAGACTCAGCCCTAAACCGGGCTTGGTTGATAGCCGCAGCGCCGGCGCCCATACCGATTTAACCTTAGCGTTAATGGAAAAATCGGCCCACAGTTTAACCGACGCGTTCTATGCCATGGCCTTACAAGGCGGGCAACAACCGATCGGGATGGCGTTAAGAAGAGAGATTGGCAAGATAGGTCGTGAAGGTGAAGCGCAGATGATGGCGGTAACCGGCGGCGTCAATACCCACCGTGGGGCAATTTGGTCACTGGGTTTATTAGTGACCGCCTTGGCCTCCGTTGCGGGGATGGCAACCGCCGAGCAGATCGCCCAATTAGCGGGTCGTTTAGCCAGCTTACCGGATATTGCGATAAGCGCTGAAAACACGCTAAGTAAAGGACTTTGTGCCAGTAGACAATACCGGGTTCCCGGCGCCAGAGAAGAAGCAAAACACGGTTTTCCCCATGTTATCAATCTGGCCTTACCGACATTAAGAACCAGCCGCCAAGCTGGCACCCCGGTGTCTCTGGCACAAATTAATGCGCTACTGGCCATCATGAGTTCATTAACCGATACCTGTATTCTGTCGAGAGCCGGCATGCCCGCATTAATCCAGGTGCAGCAAACGGCCCAAGCGATATTAGCCGCAGGGGGAATGGCTAGTCAACAAGGGCAACCCTTATTTGCCGAACTGGAAGCTTATATGTTAGCCAACCATATTTCACCCGGTGGCGCCGCTGACCTGTTAGCCGCAACCTTATTGTTAGATAGAGCCACCGTCATTTAA
- the mdcA gene encoding malonate decarboxylase subunit alpha: protein MLHNHTSNRQWNTRLDEKKRRIDAVKPFTQGKVLPTQDFPKILEQLLVSGDRVALEGNNQKQADFLARMLTQIDPTKVNNLHMLMPSIGLPEHLDVFEKGIAKKLDFSFSGTQSLRISQLLEDGLLEIGAIHTYIELYARLFVDLIPNVALVAAYKADRKGNLYTGPSTEDTPSIVEAAAFKNGIVIAQVNELVDDETDLPRVDIPGSWVDFVVVADKPFFIEPLFTRDPRLIKPIHILMGMMAIKGIYAKHQVQSLNHGIGFNTAAIELLLPTYGEQLGLKGKICKHWTLNPHPTLIPAIESGWVDTVHCFGGELGMEKYVAARPDVFFTGHDGSMRSNRTLCQLAGQYGVDMFVGSTLQVDGLGNSSTVTRGRLSGFGGAPNMGHDPHGRRHASKAWLDMMQTADPVDRGHKLVVQMVETYQAGAKPTFVEKLDAVDVAKESGMPIAPVMIYGDDITHVLTEEGIAYLHRAGSLEERRAMVAAVAGVTDIGLGVDSKRVAEFRRDGKVAFPEDLGIRPTEAKRSLLAANSVADLVEWSGGLYNPPAKFRSW, encoded by the coding sequence ATGTTGCATAATCACACATCGAATCGTCAATGGAATACCCGTCTCGATGAGAAAAAAAGACGCATTGATGCCGTAAAACCCTTCACCCAAGGTAAAGTACTGCCGACCCAAGATTTTCCGAAAATTCTGGAACAGTTACTGGTCTCAGGGGATCGGGTGGCGTTAGAGGGAAACAATCAAAAGCAAGCCGATTTTTTAGCGCGGATGTTAACCCAAATCGATCCTACCAAAGTCAATAATTTACATATGCTGATGCCAAGTATTGGTCTACCTGAGCATCTGGATGTGTTTGAGAAAGGGATTGCCAAAAAACTCGACTTCTCCTTTTCTGGCACACAGAGTTTACGTATCTCACAACTACTAGAAGATGGTTTACTCGAAATCGGTGCAATTCACACCTATATTGAGCTTTATGCCCGCCTGTTTGTCGATCTTATTCCCAATGTCGCCTTAGTTGCCGCTTATAAAGCCGACCGTAAGGGTAATCTCTATACCGGTCCAAGTACCGAAGATACGCCCTCGATTGTTGAAGCGGCGGCGTTTAAAAATGGGATTGTCATTGCGCAGGTCAATGAGCTGGTCGATGATGAAACCGATCTACCGCGCGTGGATATCCCCGGTTCATGGGTTGATTTTGTGGTAGTGGCCGATAAGCCATTCTTTATTGAACCGCTGTTTACCCGTGATCCCCGTTTAATTAAACCGATTCATATCTTAATGGGCATGATGGCCATTAAAGGCATTTACGCTAAACACCAGGTGCAATCACTCAATCATGGTATCGGTTTTAATACCGCGGCGATTGAGCTGCTGTTACCGACTTATGGTGAGCAGCTAGGTCTGAAAGGTAAAATTTGTAAACACTGGACCTTAAATCCACATCCAACCTTAATTCCAGCGATTGAAAGTGGCTGGGTCGACACCGTGCACTGTTTCGGTGGTGAGCTGGGAATGGAGAAATATGTCGCCGCCCGTCCGGATGTCTTCTTTACCGGTCATGATGGCAGTATGCGATCTAACCGCACTCTTTGCCAGTTAGCCGGACAGTATGGTGTGGATATGTTTGTTGGCTCAACCTTACAAGTTGATGGCTTAGGTAACTCATCAACGGTCACCCGAGGTCGCCTGTCAGGTTTTGGTGGTGCACCAAATATGGGTCATGACCCACATGGTCGTCGTCATGCTTCAAAAGCCTGGCTCGATATGATGCAAACCGCTGATCCGGTCGATCGTGGGCATAAATTAGTTGTGCAAATGGTGGAAACTTATCAGGCGGGTGCCAAACCGACCTTCGTTGAGAAGTTAGATGCGGTTGATGTGGCGAAAGAGTCTGGTATGCCAATCGCACCAGTCATGATCTATGGTGATGATATTACTCATGTGCTCACCGAAGAGGGCATTGCTTATCTGCACAGAGCGGGCTCATTAGAGGAGCGTCGCGCCATGGTGGCCGCAGTGGCTGGCGTCACTGATATTGGTTTAGGGGTGGACAGTAAACGAGTGGCTGAGTTCCGCCGTGACGGCAAAGTTGCCTTCCCGGAAGATTTGGGTATTCGTCCAACTGAAGCGAAACGTTCGCTGCTGGCCGCTAATAGCGTTGCCGATCTGGTTGAGTGGTCAGGCGGTTTATATAATCCACCGGCAAAATTTAGGAGCTGGTAA
- a CDS encoding EamA family transporter — MSPWLIYALLSAIAAAAVAIFGKIGLQQLDANTATAIRAVIMALFLVAVVVVQGKLQLVQAIIQDKKAILMIALSGIAGALSWLFYFMAIKVGKVSQVAPIDKLSVVFTVVLAAILFGEKVSLWGGVGVALIAAGAILVALN, encoded by the coding sequence ATGAGCCCTTGGTTAATTTATGCGTTATTATCAGCGATTGCCGCTGCGGCAGTGGCGATTTTCGGCAAAATAGGCTTACAGCAGTTAGATGCCAATACCGCCACCGCTATTCGTGCGGTGATTATGGCGCTATTTTTAGTGGCTGTCGTGGTGGTTCAGGGTAAATTACAATTAGTGCAAGCGATTATTCAAGATAAAAAAGCCATTTTGATGATTGCGCTGAGTGGTATCGCCGGGGCGCTATCCTGGCTATTTTATTTTATGGCGATTAAAGTGGGCAAAGTCTCGCAAGTTGCACCAATTGATAAATTGAGTGTAGTTTTTACGGTCGTGCTGGCGGCCATCTTGTTTGGTGAAAAGGTGTCACTTTGGGGGGGAGTCGGTGTGGCCTTGATCGCAGCTGGGGCTATTTTAGTCGCACTGAATTAG
- a CDS encoding protease modulator HflK, producing MRFDLNNNTEPLDALPRFQRAKTRRPKLSLATSASKQVACALFILVILVHLFDKNSLWPALLCNNAAVLLLLAALLQSALRIDIWRATALADSAPTLADDEATSLTTARAADENSPLPTDKTAADKPTFFSTKIVSLLNQIGLNALWMIGLSALALVIVHFGWNLDLSAIESRQTHYAAAGLLILVAFGLLVVERHLANTANSEWPEALSIALVIRVVIAVQVLSLLALLWVDIGRVWPLRWLVLVGLLPALLAIEFILRALLAMFSPQRVTIEPPLIGESFIAAMFCWPPKPLQLLQDELQSHFNIDLRQVWAFGFMRRAFGPILMLMVILGWLLTSVSEIPLNQRAIYERFGRPVAVLQPGLHLGLPWPFGKMIAVENGVIHEIATASELNLPDDATGIAIPKQTIEIDTVEGPAPASANRLWDAAHLSEKSQVIASATNDKQSFQILNMDVRFIYRIGLTDQAALDATYHNIDMPTLIQSVANRVLVHDFSSRTLDEVLSGQTQHLTDDILQALQQNLDQMASGIELLAVVVEAIHPPAGAANAYHGVQAAQITSQVLIAKERANAADKISEAYINVAGVVDTAKATAHETIAAAQSDSVRFQAEKTAFADAKQAFLLEQYFEQLNQSLTKAPLLIIDHRLKASDLPTIDLRQFTAPLDSKMKSNTPVIGD from the coding sequence ATGAGGTTTGATTTAAACAATAATACAGAGCCACTGGACGCCTTACCCCGTTTTCAACGCGCCAAAACGCGCCGGCCTAAATTATCCTTGGCGACGTCAGCCAGTAAGCAGGTCGCTTGTGCTTTATTTATATTGGTGATACTGGTTCATCTGTTCGATAAAAATTCATTATGGCCGGCTTTGCTGTGTAATAACGCCGCTGTATTGCTACTACTGGCTGCCCTGTTGCAGTCGGCATTGCGTATCGATATCTGGCGAGCAACAGCATTGGCCGACAGTGCACCGACACTGGCCGATGATGAGGCCACTTCTTTAACCACTGCTCGCGCTGCAGATGAAAACAGTCCCTTACCAACAGATAAAACCGCGGCGGATAAACCGACCTTTTTTAGTACCAAAATAGTGTCGTTACTCAATCAAATCGGCCTCAACGCTTTATGGATGATCGGGCTGTCAGCATTGGCCTTGGTTATCGTTCATTTTGGCTGGAATCTAGACTTGTCTGCGATTGAGAGTCGTCAAACACACTATGCGGCGGCAGGTTTACTCATTCTGGTGGCTTTTGGTCTGCTGGTGGTTGAGCGGCATTTAGCTAACACGGCCAACAGTGAGTGGCCGGAGGCGCTGAGTATCGCACTGGTTATTCGGGTGGTGATAGCGGTACAGGTGTTATCACTGCTGGCGTTATTATGGGTTGATATTGGCCGAGTCTGGCCATTACGCTGGCTGGTTTTAGTCGGTTTATTGCCGGCACTGCTGGCGATTGAGTTTATTCTGCGTGCCTTGCTGGCGATGTTTAGCCCACAACGCGTAACGATTGAACCGCCGTTAATCGGTGAGAGTTTTATTGCTGCGATGTTTTGCTGGCCACCGAAACCGCTGCAGTTATTACAAGATGAACTGCAATCTCACTTTAATATCGATCTGCGGCAGGTCTGGGCATTTGGTTTTATGCGGCGGGCATTTGGGCCGATATTGATGTTGATGGTGATACTCGGTTGGTTACTCACCAGTGTCAGTGAAATACCACTTAACCAACGTGCTATTTATGAACGTTTTGGTCGCCCAGTTGCGGTGTTACAACCCGGTTTACATCTCGGTTTACCTTGGCCTTTTGGCAAAATGATTGCCGTCGAAAATGGTGTGATACATGAAATTGCCACCGCCAGTGAGCTGAATCTGCCAGATGATGCCACCGGCATAGCAATACCAAAGCAGACTATTGAGATCGACACGGTTGAAGGGCCGGCGCCGGCTAGTGCTAATCGCTTATGGGATGCTGCTCATTTGAGCGAGAAATCACAAGTCATTGCCAGTGCGACAAACGATAAGCAAAGTTTCCAAATTTTAAATATGGATGTCCGGTTTATTTACCGTATCGGATTAACCGATCAGGCCGCTTTAGACGCCACCTATCATAATATTGATATGCCGACGCTGATTCAAAGTGTGGCCAATCGGGTATTAGTCCATGATTTTTCTTCGCGGACCTTAGATGAGGTGTTATCTGGCCAAACTCAGCATCTGACCGACGATATTTTACAGGCACTGCAACAAAATTTAGATCAAATGGCGAGTGGTATTGAGCTGTTGGCCGTGGTGGTCGAGGCGATCCATCCACCAGCCGGCGCCGCCAATGCTTATCATGGTGTGCAAGCGGCGCAAATTACCTCACAAGTACTGATTGCCAAAGAGCGAGCTAATGCCGCGGATAAAATCAGTGAGGCCTATATTAATGTAGCTGGTGTTGTGGATACGGCGAAAGCTACTGCGCATGAAACTATCGCAGCTGCGCAGTCAGATAGCGTACGTTTTCAGGCTGAAAAAACTGCCTTTGCTGATGCGAAGCAGGCTTTCTTGTTAGAGCAGTACTTTGAACAGTTGAATCAGTCGTTGACCAAGGCGCCGTTACTTATCATCGATCACCGGCTCAAAGCCAGCGATTTACCCACCATAGACCTGCGTCAGTTTACGGCGCCACTCGATAGTAAAATGAAATCAAATACACCAGTGATAGGGGATTAA
- a CDS encoding protease modulator HflC, whose translation MSSSSDIKQTQQHDACQHDDGHYHPAKKPKNVVWKRMVCAGIIILIAIATACLVQVHSGEAVVITRFGHPTRVLLEPGLNTRWPTPFESTLPVDLRLRTTSSGLQDVGTKDGLRILVQAYIIWQVKADSDSILRFIRAMPTNLDIEAAKQIRTFAGSALETTASRYDLASLVNTDASQVQLVDFEQRLRDQLAQSLLNTYGINIVQVGIERLTLPSITLTATVDRMRAERETIATERTAEGKRQAAEIRSAAERDARILVADANVKAADINAQSLTEAAKLYGQAYAQSPQLYTFLRSLDTLNAVVNPNTRIILRTDAAPFKVLVDGPLPVLTMPQKTLDSRHE comes from the coding sequence GTGTCATCTTCTTCTGATATTAAGCAAACACAGCAACATGATGCGTGTCAACATGATGATGGGCATTACCATCCAGCCAAAAAACCGAAAAATGTCGTCTGGAAACGGATGGTTTGTGCCGGTATCATTATCCTGATTGCCATTGCCACCGCCTGTTTAGTACAGGTTCACTCCGGTGAGGCGGTGGTGATTACCCGTTTTGGTCATCCGACGCGGGTACTGCTTGAGCCTGGCTTAAATACTCGCTGGCCAACCCCTTTTGAATCGACCCTGCCAGTTGATCTCAGACTCAGAACCACGTCCAGTGGATTGCAGGATGTGGGCACCAAAGATGGGCTGCGTATTCTGGTGCAGGCGTATATTATTTGGCAGGTTAAAGCCGATTCCGACAGTATTTTGCGCTTTATCCGGGCCATGCCAACCAATTTAGATATTGAAGCAGCCAAACAGATTCGAACCTTTGCCGGATCGGCATTAGAGACCACGGCCAGCCGTTATGATTTAGCCAGTTTAGTCAATACCGATGCCAGTCAGGTACAGTTAGTTGATTTTGAGCAGCGTTTACGTGACCAGCTGGCACAATCTTTATTAAATACCTACGGTATTAATATCGTGCAGGTCGGTATCGAGCGATTAACCTTACCGTCCATTACGCTGACCGCCACTGTCGACAGAATGCGGGCTGAGCGTGAGACGATTGCCACTGAGCGTACTGCTGAGGGGAAACGGCAGGCGGCAGAAATTCGTTCAGCAGCAGAACGCGATGCGCGTATTTTAGTTGCTGATGCCAATGTGAAAGCCGCGGATATCAATGCACAATCTCTGACCGAGGCAGCTAAACTTTATGGTCAAGCCTATGCGCAGTCGCCACAGCTTTATACTTTCTTAAGATCGTTAGATACCTTAAATGCCGTGGTCAATCCCAATACCCGAATTATATTACGTACTGATGCGGCACCGTTTAAGGTGCTGGTTGACGGGCCATTGCCGGTTTTAACTATGCCACAGAAAACACTGGACAGCAGACATGAATAA
- a CDS encoding protease modulator HflK: MNNQQPALAHIIISPWQQASRIAFWVLYAVVILTAAGWLVSNVRQIGPESQAVVFRMGKMVRIQESGLLLAWPQPFEQVIMLPSAGQMIERKGVLLVRTDQAKRADNNFTAQDDAMAGSGYLLTGDAGVVQLDMRVFYQVTDADDFVLQGEHVIPALDRLIEQSAVLVCASRDLDTILVARPELIDNNSQVAESREKLRLDLQTQINQRLAALKQQHAGLGIHIERVDVQSALPQNAVSAFNAVLTASQLAAQTIATAQNEAAQQSQEATQTADHILQVARAQASERLAKAHADTVIVNNLTKAKQQHEEIGLLLRLYRDKVSAILAKAKSVNTTSQDEASHLMIDGVK, translated from the coding sequence ATGAATAATCAGCAACCGGCCTTGGCACACATCATCATCAGCCCTTGGCAGCAAGCGAGTCGCATCGCTTTTTGGGTTCTGTATGCGGTAGTGATACTGACTGCAGCGGGTTGGTTAGTGAGTAATGTCAGACAGATAGGTCCGGAAAGTCAGGCGGTAGTGTTTCGAATGGGCAAAATGGTTCGGATCCAAGAGTCGGGTCTGTTACTCGCCTGGCCGCAGCCTTTTGAACAGGTGATAATGTTACCGTCAGCCGGTCAAATGATCGAGCGTAAAGGGGTATTATTGGTTCGCACAGACCAAGCGAAAAGGGCCGATAACAACTTTACCGCGCAAGACGATGCCATGGCGGGCTCCGGCTATTTATTAACTGGTGATGCGGGCGTGGTGCAGCTAGATATGCGGGTGTTTTATCAAGTCACTGATGCCGATGATTTTGTCTTACAGGGCGAACACGTCATCCCCGCTTTAGACCGCTTAATTGAGCAAAGTGCGGTTTTAGTCTGCGCCTCACGAGATCTGGATACCATTTTAGTGGCCAGACCTGAACTGATCGATAATAACAGTCAGGTTGCCGAAAGTCGGGAAAAATTACGTCTGGATTTACAAACACAAATCAACCAACGTTTAGCGGCACTTAAGCAGCAACATGCTGGATTAGGTATCCATATTGAGAGAGTTGATGTGCAATCAGCGTTACCACAAAATGCGGTCAGTGCGTTCAATGCGGTATTAACTGCTAGCCAACTGGCCGCGCAGACAATCGCCACGGCGCAAAATGAGGCGGCACAACAATCACAAGAGGCCACCCAAACCGCTGACCATATTTTACAGGTCGCGCGGGCACAGGCCAGTGAGCGTTTAGCTAAAGCCCATGCCGATACGGTGATTGTGAATAATCTCACCAAGGCCAAACAGCAGCATGAAGAGATCGGTCTGTTATTACGCTTGTATCGAGATAAAGTGTCGGCCATACTGGCCAAGGCAAAATCAGTCAATACCACTTCGCAAGATGAGGCTAGTCATTTAATGATCGATGGAGTGAAATAA